The following proteins are co-located in the Sporosarcina pasteurii genome:
- the ggt gene encoding gamma-glutamyltransferase — MLVPIYPQSFASANNFDASHETAVGKDGMVVTAHPEASKIGAKVLQNGGNAVDAAIAIQFALNVAEPEMSGIGGGGFMMVYDAKTEDVSIINSRERAPAGATPDMFLDENGKPIPFAERHIHGNAVGVPGTLAGLYEAHEKWGTQKFHQLIQPSIKLADKGVKVNWPLAKSIEDNKDKLAKSAAKDVFLPNGQPLKEGDLLVQKDLAKTYKLIQKQGLDVFYNGEIGEAIAGTVQDFGGSMTLDDLNNYELTIDEPLYADYKGYEVASMPPPSSGGLTVLQILKLLEPFDISQYGIRSPEKYHLLAEAMHLAYADRGAYMGDPEYIDVPTKGLLHPDYIAERSSLISLDQANTNVQPGNPWKYEDGRTPSNIEQNDEKAIGQTTHFAVADKWGNFVTFTTTIEQLFGTGIMVPEYGIMLNNELTDFDAVPGGSNEVQPNKRPLSSMSPTMLLKDGKPYLSVGSPGGPTIITSVLQTILNVVDYDLDLKDAIEEPRIYSNQYPNIRWEQGVPDEARERLTQMGHRWNAAPGEIGNVQAIMVDPDTGLYYGAADSSREGSAIGFWKHGNGKNK; from the coding sequence ATGCTTGTGCCGATTTATCCGCAATCATTTGCGAGCGCCAACAATTTTGATGCATCGCATGAGACGGCTGTTGGAAAAGATGGGATGGTCGTTACAGCACATCCAGAAGCATCTAAAATCGGAGCCAAAGTTCTACAGAACGGTGGAAATGCGGTGGATGCCGCGATTGCGATTCAGTTTGCGCTGAATGTAGCGGAGCCAGAGATGTCAGGAATTGGCGGCGGCGGTTTCATGATGGTATATGACGCGAAGACGGAGGACGTTTCGATTATCAATAGTCGAGAACGTGCACCAGCAGGAGCGACACCAGACATGTTTCTTGATGAAAACGGAAAACCGATTCCATTTGCAGAACGCCATATCCACGGTAACGCTGTTGGGGTTCCTGGGACATTGGCGGGATTGTATGAAGCGCATGAAAAATGGGGAACGCAAAAGTTTCACCAGTTAATTCAACCTTCCATTAAGCTCGCAGACAAAGGTGTCAAAGTTAACTGGCCATTGGCAAAGTCAATTGAAGATAACAAGGACAAACTCGCAAAATCTGCTGCCAAGGACGTGTTCTTACCAAATGGACAGCCATTGAAAGAAGGAGACCTTCTCGTTCAAAAAGATTTGGCGAAAACTTACAAGCTCATTCAAAAGCAAGGACTGGACGTTTTTTATAACGGAGAAATTGGAGAGGCGATTGCCGGTACTGTACAAGATTTTGGCGGTAGCATGACGTTGGATGACTTGAATAATTATGAATTAACAATTGACGAGCCACTTTACGCGGACTATAAAGGGTACGAGGTTGCTTCGATGCCGCCTCCGAGTTCTGGTGGTCTGACAGTTTTACAAATCTTAAAGTTGTTGGAGCCATTTGACATTAGCCAGTATGGCATCCGCTCGCCGGAAAAATATCACCTATTAGCAGAAGCCATGCATCTTGCGTATGCAGATAGAGGTGCATATATGGGTGACCCTGAATATATCGATGTTCCTACTAAAGGATTATTGCATCCGGATTATATTGCTGAGAGAAGCAGCTTAATCAGTTTGGATCAGGCTAACACTAACGTACAACCAGGAAATCCTTGGAAATACGAAGATGGCCGGACACCTTCTAACATAGAACAGAACGATGAAAAAGCGATTGGACAAACCACTCACTTTGCTGTCGCAGATAAATGGGGAAATTTCGTTACCTTTACAACGACAATTGAACAACTTTTCGGTACGGGGATTATGGTACCTGAATATGGAATTATGCTAAATAATGAGTTGACTGACTTTGATGCGGTGCCTGGTGGTTCTAACGAAGTACAGCCAAATAAACGCCCACTTAGCAGTATGTCACCAACTATGCTGTTGAAAGATGGCAAGCCTTATTTATCAGTCGGCTCACCGGGTGGACCAACTATCATCACATCTGTCTTGCAAACAATCTTGAACGTAGTAGATTATGACTTGGACTTGAAAGATGCCATTGAAGAACCGAGAATTTACAGTAACCAATATCCAAATATTCGCTGGGAGCAAGGCGTTCCGGATGAAGCACGCGAACGCTTAACTCAAATGGGACATAGGTGGAATGCAGCACCCGGTGAAATTGGTAACGTGCAAGCAATTATGGTAGATCCAGATACAGGGCTTTATTATGGAGCAGCTGATTCCAGCCGTGAAGGTTCAGCCATCGGGTTTTGGAAACATGGGAACGGAAAAAATAAGTAG
- a CDS encoding FAD-binding oxidoreductase, translated as MEKLREKIIEELIRALGDPSRILTEDFDLFSYSFDASFGVFKPDYVCQPLETAEVVSIIKLAGMYEIPVVARGTSTSLSGGPLPIKGGIVLDFSLWNTKLEIDPENLTAIVSPGVITADINEKADEFGLFYPPDPSSAHVSTIGGNLAENSGGPRGLKYGVTRDYVLGLEVVTAKGKVIRTGGSTVKNVTGFDLTNLIVGSEGTLGIITEAILRLIPKPVATKTAMVSFDDLVDSGRAISKVLRSGIMPSKMEIMDQHSIIAVEEHALLGLPTDVEAILLIELDGHPLALEKEMELVSNACMMVNARHVQVAKDDHEAAQFWRARKLVSPAIAKIKPTKISEDATVPRSKIPEMFQQLKRIREKYNLHLVVFGHAGDGNLHPNIIADARDKDEMRRAEKAVEEIFETAIRLGGTLSGEHGIGNMKSPFMEMELGKDGLHMMRLIKEAWDPQNILNPGKIFPEPGQGFELSHD; from the coding sequence ATGGAAAAGCTAAGAGAAAAAATCATTGAAGAGCTTATTCGTGCGCTAGGGGATCCATCGAGAATACTAACCGAGGATTTCGACTTATTTAGTTATTCATTCGATGCATCATTTGGGGTTTTTAAACCCGATTACGTTTGCCAGCCTCTTGAAACAGCTGAGGTCGTGTCTATTATTAAGCTAGCAGGAATGTATGAGATTCCAGTTGTGGCGAGAGGCACTAGTACTAGTTTAAGTGGAGGCCCGCTACCGATAAAAGGTGGTATTGTACTAGATTTTTCCTTATGGAATACTAAGCTGGAAATTGATCCGGAAAATTTAACAGCCATTGTTTCTCCAGGCGTTATTACAGCCGATATTAATGAAAAAGCTGACGAGTTTGGATTGTTTTATCCGCCCGATCCGAGCAGTGCCCATGTATCAACAATTGGCGGTAATCTTGCTGAAAATTCCGGGGGTCCAAGAGGGTTAAAATATGGGGTGACAAGAGACTACGTTTTAGGGTTAGAAGTAGTAACTGCCAAAGGAAAAGTCATTCGAACAGGTGGAAGCACTGTAAAGAATGTAACAGGATTTGATTTAACAAATTTAATAGTTGGTTCTGAAGGAACTCTTGGAATTATTACGGAAGCAATCTTACGGCTTATTCCAAAACCGGTCGCAACGAAAACAGCTATGGTCTCGTTTGATGACCTTGTAGATTCAGGTCGTGCTATTTCTAAAGTGCTTCGTTCAGGGATCATGCCGTCAAAGATGGAAATCATGGATCAGCATTCGATTATAGCCGTAGAAGAGCATGCTTTGCTTGGATTGCCTACTGATGTTGAAGCGATATTGCTCATTGAATTGGATGGACATCCATTGGCATTAGAAAAGGAAATGGAGCTTGTTTCAAATGCTTGTATGATGGTGAATGCCAGACATGTGCAAGTAGCAAAAGATGATCATGAAGCAGCACAATTTTGGCGAGCTAGAAAGCTCGTTTCGCCAGCAATCGCGAAAATAAAGCCAACGAAAATTTCAGAGGATGCTACTGTGCCGCGAAGTAAAATTCCGGAAATGTTTCAACAACTGAAGAGGATTAGAGAAAAATATAATCTTCATCTTGTCGTCTTTGGACATGCGGGGGACGGGAACTTACATCCGAATATCATTGCTGACGCACGTGATAAGGATGAAATGCGGCGTGCTGAAAAAGCAGTTGAAGAGATATTTGAAACTGCAATCCGACTGGGCGGGACGTTGTCAGGGGAACACGGCATCGGAAATATGAAATCCCCATTTATGGAGATGGAATTAGGGAAAGATGGACTTCATATGATGAGGCTCATTAAAGAGGCATGGGATCCGCAAAATATATTAAATCCCGGAAAGATTTTTCCTGAACCGGGTCAAGGATTTGAGTTGAGTCATGACTAG
- a CDS encoding (Fe-S)-binding protein yields the protein MTSETGLREKLAYNETFSCVQCGYCLPACPTYISFGKETHSPRGRINLVKMAAEGKISIHDMANPIDLCLGCRACETVCPTNVEYGKILSSAVDVLAEYRKKERSRKSRLMRSIILHHTLPNKKILKLIGQGLYVLQKTKMTTVLRKSNIMSAFPKAIESMEAITPEIVLPVKRKRKGNSEIRDKQLRIGFFPGCVMDTFFAHVNDLSIKLLESAGCEVITIQEQGCCGALQHHAGEKKQAISLAKQNIEAYEKYDFDYIVNAIGGCGAALIEYHLLFDSTDTWHSRAKKFVEKNKDISEVLSMLDLSFKKDIDKVVSYQPSCHLTNVQGVVEEPIQLLQRIPGITYVAMQQKDMCCGSAGIYNIVHHEESLLILDNKMKYVKKNVPDVIVTTNPGCHLQMLLGIKREGIQDKIKVVHLVELIAEACDVG from the coding sequence ATGACTAGTGAAACGGGGTTAAGAGAGAAATTAGCATATAACGAAACATTTAGCTGTGTCCAGTGCGGGTATTGTTTACCTGCATGTCCAACATACATTTCATTTGGAAAAGAAACTCATTCTCCGAGGGGACGAATCAACCTTGTGAAAATGGCGGCAGAAGGGAAAATTTCCATTCATGACATGGCAAATCCGATTGATCTTTGTTTAGGTTGCCGTGCATGTGAAACTGTATGTCCTACGAATGTTGAGTACGGGAAAATTCTAAGTTCTGCAGTTGATGTATTGGCTGAGTATAGGAAGAAAGAGAGAAGTAGGAAGAGTAGATTGATGAGGAGTATTATTCTTCATCATACTTTACCGAATAAAAAAATATTAAAGTTGATTGGGCAAGGGCTCTATGTTCTTCAAAAGACGAAAATGACAACTGTTTTAAGGAAATCTAACATTATGTCGGCATTTCCTAAAGCTATTGAAAGTATGGAAGCAATTACACCGGAAATAGTACTTCCGGTGAAAAGAAAGCGTAAAGGGAACAGTGAGATTCGCGATAAGCAATTGAGAATCGGCTTTTTTCCGGGATGTGTGATGGATACATTTTTTGCTCATGTAAATGATCTATCTATTAAATTATTAGAGTCTGCTGGATGTGAAGTCATAACTATTCAGGAGCAAGGCTGCTGCGGCGCTCTTCAACATCATGCAGGAGAGAAAAAACAAGCGATTTCACTCGCTAAACAAAATATTGAAGCCTATGAAAAATATGATTTTGATTACATCGTGAACGCAATCGGCGGTTGCGGGGCTGCACTTATCGAATATCATTTGCTATTTGATAGTACGGATACTTGGCATTCGCGTGCTAAGAAATTTGTAGAAAAGAACAAAGACATAAGTGAAGTTTTATCTATGTTAGATTTGTCATTCAAAAAAGACATAGATAAAGTTGTCTCTTATCAGCCATCTTGTCATTTAACAAATGTGCAAGGTGTTGTTGAAGAACCAATACAACTATTGCAACGTATTCCTGGAATTACTTATGTAGCAATGCAACAAAAAGATATGTGCTGCGGATCGGCTGGAATATACAACATTGTTCATCATGAAGAATCACTTCTTATCCTGGATAACAAGATGAAGTATGTGAAGAAAAATGTCCCTGACGTAATTGTTACGACAAATCCAGGTTGTCATCTACAGATGTTATTAGGGATTAAGCGAGAAGGTATACAAGATAAAATTAAAGTTGTTCATCTGGTTGAACTTATAGCGGAAGCGTGTGATGTTGGGTGA
- a CDS encoding NupC/NupG family nucleoside CNT transporter produces the protein MQYISGIVGIIGILAIAFALSTARKSINPRTVFGALAIQLVFAFIVLKWEFGRTIIEALSGIVQKVIDSSNAGIQFLFGGVLNIEGAGFTFAFQVLPIIIFFASLISVLYYLGIMQFATKVIGGLLAKALKTSNTESMSAAANIFLGPTEAPLVVKPYIEKMTKSELFAVMVGGMACVSGAVLGGYAMLGVPINYLLAAAFMGAPAGLLFAKIIVPQTEKIDTDESVVMVKDEESRNIVDAASRGAMDGLKIAVGVGALLIAFISLIFLANTIIGSIGGIFGLESLTLEQILGYLFFPLALLIGVPWEEALQAASFIGQKLVLNEFVAYTSFAAEIANLSPKSVAMISFALCGFANLSALAMLIGGLGAMAPSRRQDIAELGMRAIIAATLANLLSAAIAGMLI, from the coding sequence ATGCAGTATATATCTGGAATAGTAGGGATTATCGGAATTTTAGCAATCGCATTCGCATTATCTACAGCACGTAAATCTATTAATCCAAGAACTGTTTTTGGCGCTTTAGCGATTCAACTTGTTTTTGCATTTATCGTATTGAAATGGGAATTTGGAAGAACAATCATTGAAGCTCTTTCAGGGATTGTTCAAAAAGTGATTGACTCCTCTAATGCTGGTATTCAGTTTTTATTCGGGGGCGTCTTGAACATAGAAGGCGCAGGCTTTACCTTTGCATTTCAAGTACTACCCATCATCATTTTCTTCGCTTCATTAATTTCTGTACTTTATTATCTCGGGATCATGCAGTTTGCAACGAAAGTCATCGGTGGACTTTTGGCAAAAGCACTTAAGACTAGTAATACTGAATCCATGTCAGCTGCCGCAAATATTTTTCTAGGTCCAACTGAAGCGCCATTGGTCGTTAAGCCATATATCGAGAAAATGACTAAATCCGAATTATTTGCCGTTATGGTCGGTGGAATGGCGTGTGTATCAGGTGCCGTTTTAGGTGGATATGCGATGCTCGGTGTTCCGATTAATTATTTACTAGCTGCAGCATTTATGGGCGCTCCAGCAGGATTATTATTCGCAAAAATAATCGTTCCCCAAACTGAAAAGATCGATACAGATGAAAGTGTAGTCATGGTTAAGGACGAGGAATCGAGAAATATTGTCGACGCAGCTTCTCGCGGCGCTATGGATGGACTGAAAATAGCAGTCGGTGTTGGGGCGTTATTAATTGCTTTTATCTCGCTTATCTTTTTAGCGAATACAATTATCGGGTCAATAGGCGGAATTTTCGGACTTGAATCATTGACACTAGAACAGATTTTAGGTTATCTATTCTTCCCCCTTGCCCTTCTCATTGGCGTACCGTGGGAAGAAGCATTACAAGCGGCTTCTTTTATTGGTCAAAAACTTGTACTAAACGAGTTTGTTGCCTACACTTCATTTGCCGCTGAAATTGCAAACTTATCTCCTAAAAGTGTAGCGATGATTAGTTTTGCACTTTGTGGCTTTGCAAACCTTTCAGCACTCGCCATGTTAATCGGTGGATTAGGTGCAATGGCGCCGTCAAGAAGACAGGATATTGCGGAGCTTGGAATGCGAGCAATTATTGCTGCAACGTTGGCGAACCTATTAAGTGCAGCAATTGCTGGTATGTTAATTTAA
- a CDS encoding nucleoside hydrolase — protein sequence MTKKPIYFNHDGGVDDLVSLFLLLKMDNVELTGVSVIPADCYLEPAVFASRKIIDRFGNGGLDVSESNSRGKNPFPKDWRMHAFYVDALPILNESGEIRTPVAEKPAHLHMIDAIRNRDEKTTLLFTGPLTDLARALDIAPDIEEKIEKLIWMGGTFREAGNVAEPEHDGTAEWNVFWDPEAAGRVWETDIEIDLVALESTNQVPLTLDVRERWAKERSHIGVDFLGQCYAMVPPLVHFSTNSTYYLWDVLTTATIGKKDLVKVETINSTVITDGPSQGRTVETADGRPVNVVYDVDRDAFFDYMTELARRVTGENSK from the coding sequence ATGACAAAGAAACCTATTTATTTCAATCATGATGGTGGAGTGGATGATCTCGTTTCACTATTTTTATTACTTAAAATGGATAACGTAGAATTGACAGGTGTATCCGTAATTCCCGCCGATTGCTATTTAGAGCCAGCGGTATTTGCTAGTCGTAAAATTATCGACCGCTTTGGAAACGGCGGCCTAGATGTATCAGAGTCAAATTCACGTGGTAAAAATCCTTTTCCAAAAGATTGGCGTATGCATGCTTTTTACGTAGATGCGCTACCGATTTTAAACGAATCTGGAGAAATACGCACACCAGTAGCAGAAAAGCCAGCACATCTGCATATGATCGATGCAATTCGTAACAGAGATGAAAAAACGACTCTATTATTTACAGGACCTTTGACAGACCTTGCACGCGCACTAGACATCGCACCGGATATCGAAGAGAAAATTGAAAAACTCATTTGGATGGGCGGTACGTTTAGAGAGGCAGGCAATGTGGCAGAACCTGAACATGATGGAACGGCTGAATGGAACGTATTCTGGGATCCAGAAGCTGCGGGTCGCGTATGGGAAACAGATATTGAAATCGATTTAGTCGCACTCGAAAGTACAAACCAAGTGCCATTAACATTAGATGTACGTGAACGTTGGGCAAAAGAGCGTAGCCATATCGGGGTGGACTTCCTCGGTCAATGTTATGCGATGGTACCGCCGCTCGTGCATTTCTCAACGAACTCAACTTACTATTTATGGGACGTGCTAACGACTGCAACAATCGGCAAAAAAGATCTTGTGAAAGTAGAAACAATTAACAGTACTGTTATCACGGATGGCCCAAGTCAAGGACGTACAGTTGAAACAGCTGATGGTAGACCGGTAAATGTTGTGTATGATGTAGATCGCGATGCTTTCTTCGATTACATGACGGAATTGGCTCGTCGAGTAACCGGCGAGAATTCTAAATAA
- a CDS encoding AEC family transporter, which produces MLPISDFVLAMMPLYMMAIIGFTARKLRVFNQHANQVMTQLMLYVTLPALILFSLQTTYSIELLIDFIWLVMMSIFVLSLSVFIAARLRKRAALPNEQKSVFESLIIFGNQGFIGFAVIHILMAEQGVIYLTIFNICYLILIWTYGIYIFTMHDRSVNWRMLFFNPGILSTLVGVCMLFLPLSWPDIILTTFENVGKMTVPLSMILIGSFLADIRIKDFIQYGKNKYIWIAAILKLMIVPLSLLVFIFLSVPHSLIIVAILTAAMPSATTTSVYAQKFGADTSFASFGVILTTLLCFITLPIIYTILQWIQPFISD; this is translated from the coding sequence TTGCTACCCATTAGCGATTTTGTGTTAGCGATGATGCCGCTTTATATGATGGCGATTATTGGCTTTACTGCTCGCAAATTACGCGTATTCAATCAACATGCAAATCAGGTCATGACACAGCTCATGCTATATGTTACTTTGCCTGCCCTAATCTTGTTCTCGCTTCAAACGACTTATTCCATTGAATTGTTAATCGATTTTATTTGGCTTGTCATGATGTCTATTTTTGTACTTTCTCTATCCGTGTTCATTGCGGCTAGACTACGAAAAAGAGCCGCACTTCCTAACGAACAAAAAAGCGTATTTGAGAGCTTAATTATCTTCGGCAATCAAGGATTTATTGGGTTTGCCGTTATTCATATTTTGATGGCTGAGCAAGGAGTTATTTACTTAACGATATTTAATATTTGTTACTTAATTTTAATTTGGACGTATGGGATTTATATATTTACGATGCATGACCGAAGTGTAAATTGGCGTATGTTATTTTTCAATCCCGGGATCCTTTCAACACTTGTTGGCGTATGTATGCTATTTCTTCCGCTTAGTTGGCCGGACATCATTTTGACGACATTTGAAAATGTTGGGAAAATGACGGTTCCTTTATCGATGATTTTGATTGGGAGTTTTCTTGCAGATATTCGAATAAAAGATTTTATACAGTATGGGAAAAACAAGTATATTTGGATCGCGGCCATACTTAAATTAATGATAGTTCCTTTAAGCTTACTTGTTTTTATTTTTCTGTCTGTTCCACATTCGCTAATCATCGTTGCTATACTGACAGCTGCCATGCCGAGTGCGACAACTACTTCTGTTTATGCACAAAAATTTGGTGCAGATACTTCTTTTGCATCATTCGGCGTTATCCTCACTACACTTCTCTGTTTTATTACCCTCCCTATCATTTATACTATTTTGCAATGGATACAGCCTTTCATAAGTGATTAA
- a CDS encoding LLM class flavin-dependent oxidoreductase, with protein MHVRRKLKLGTMIHGVGEKISDWRHPTMPSDASVSFDFYKQQAQTSERGKFDFVFIADALYINEKSNPHYLNRFEPLTILSALASVTSNIGLVSTLSTSYSEPFSAARQFASLDMLSGGRAGWNAVTSGLEKTALNFSKEVKDHPSHAMRYQMAAEFVEVMKGLWDSWENDAFIRNKASGQFFDPKKLHILNHKGEFFSVQGPLNIARSPQGQPVIFQAGSSAAGIAFSAREADAVFAIMPTLEEAQQYYVDVKEQTAKLGRNPHDVIVLQGISPIIGDTEEEAERKYEELASLVTIEQALAFLGRLFEHHDFSQYPLDEPFPDIGCIGKNSFRSDTDRIKSEAREQNLTLRQVAFREATPRTPFMGTPEQVANLVEAWYEQNAADGFMLIANLPSELTAFVDQVVPILQKRGIFRTEYEGTTLRENLELSYAENRYSLKRDE; from the coding sequence ATGCACGTAAGAAGGAAGTTGAAGTTAGGAACGATGATTCACGGGGTTGGTGAGAAGATTTCCGATTGGCGACACCCTACTATGCCATCAGATGCTAGTGTAAGTTTTGATTTTTATAAACAGCAAGCCCAAACGTCAGAACGTGGGAAATTTGATTTTGTTTTCATTGCAGATGCTTTATACATCAACGAAAAATCGAACCCACATTATTTGAATCGATTTGAACCGCTCACGATTCTCTCCGCACTAGCATCGGTGACATCAAACATCGGACTAGTGAGCACATTATCGACTTCCTATAGTGAACCGTTTTCAGCGGCGCGACAGTTTGCTTCACTAGATATGTTAAGTGGAGGTCGAGCGGGATGGAATGCGGTGACGTCAGGACTGGAAAAGACGGCATTAAATTTTAGTAAAGAAGTAAAAGATCATCCAAGCCATGCGATGCGTTATCAGATGGCTGCCGAGTTCGTTGAAGTTATGAAAGGCTTATGGGATTCTTGGGAAAATGATGCTTTTATTCGCAATAAAGCGTCTGGACAATTTTTTGATCCCAAAAAATTACATATATTGAATCACAAAGGTGAGTTTTTCTCTGTGCAAGGACCGTTGAATATCGCGCGTTCGCCGCAAGGACAACCAGTAATCTTTCAGGCTGGTTCATCAGCAGCAGGGATTGCGTTTTCCGCACGAGAAGCAGATGCAGTTTTCGCCATTATGCCTACTTTAGAAGAGGCGCAGCAATATTATGTTGACGTGAAAGAGCAAACAGCTAAACTTGGTCGTAACCCTCACGACGTGATTGTCTTACAAGGAATTAGCCCGATTATTGGAGATACAGAAGAAGAAGCGGAACGGAAATACGAAGAACTTGCTAGCTTGGTGACAATTGAACAAGCACTCGCTTTTTTAGGTCGCCTATTTGAGCATCATGATTTTTCCCAATATCCATTGGATGAACCTTTCCCGGATATAGGATGCATTGGCAAAAATAGTTTCAGAAGCGATACGGACCGCATTAAGTCTGAAGCACGCGAGCAAAACTTAACCCTTCGTCAAGTAGCGTTTAGAGAAGCGACACCCCGCACACCTTTTATGGGTACACCTGAGCAAGTCGCGAATCTTGTCGAAGCGTGGTACGAGCAGAACGCGGCAGATGGTTTTATGTTAATTGCTAATTTGCCAAGCGAATTAACTGCATTTGTTGATCAAGTTGTTCCTATCCTACAAAAGCGTGGAATATTCCGGACAGAATACGAAGGGACTACATTACGAGAAAACTTAGAGTTGTCTTATGCGGAAAACAGATATTCACTTAAGCGTGATGAATAA